The window AAAAGGTGAGGATTACCTTAATGAAGATGATATTATGTTTTCATATGGATTGTTTGGAGAGAAAAACATTGGGTAAGCCCAATGTTTTTGATTGATTTAAATAAATTCATATCTTTTTCTTTATTGACATGGTCTTAGCCCCATATGATAGATTATGTTAGTACAATGAGTATCTTAACTATCTCATATTTAACTAAATCTATCTCTAAAGGGAGTACATATGAAAACAAATAAAAAAACCAATATAATCGTTTATTTTTTAACCGTATTAGGGCTAACCTATATCTTTTGGTTTGCAATACCAATTTTAAATTTAACAGGTACACTTTATTATGTATTTTTGTTTCTTGGTCCATTTCAACCACTATTTGTTACGCTAGCATTTGTTAAAAAAGATAACGAAACAACATTAAAACAATTTCTTAAGCGATGCATAAAAGTTAAAAATCCTATCAGCATCAATCTTCTTACTTTTCTAATACCAATAGGTACAGTAATTGTAGCTATTGGGTATACGTTTATTAGTTTAAATCACACACCAAACATAGAGATGTGTGTTAGCTATCTCTCATCTATTGTTATCATGATTCCATTTTTAATTGCTTTCAACACTTTTCCTGAGGAAGTTGCATGGAGAGGCTATATACTTGACAAATTGCAAATACACTACTCCCCACTAAAAGCAAGTATCTTGTTAGGTTTTGTTTGGGGAATTTGGCATATTCCTCTGTTCTTTATAACTTCCTCCTCTCAAAGCATGCTAAATATACTTATGGGAAATTATTTCTTTAAGTTTATTATTATGACTATAGCTACTTCAATTATCATGACATATATATATAATAGATCTGAGCGTTCTACATTTACCGCAATAGTATTTCATACCTTTTTTAATTTCTTTTTTGGACTTTTATTTGCATATGTTGGCATAAATACTGATGAGGTGTTAACTGTAAATAGTGAAGTTAAGATGATATTATTAAATGTAATGGATAATTTTATATTGGTACTTGTTGTTATTGCATTGATATTTATATTAAAATCTGGTGAACAATTGGGATTAAAAAAATATGCATCAGCTTTTACATGTAAGGGAAACGATAAAAATAGCTATTCTAAGACAGACACAGATGTTTATGCGGATGAAAGCTGACCATATGTTAAATGGTCAGTTAAAGCGAAGATATAACACACAGGCAGTCAGAAATTACTCATTTTCCGACTGCCCCAATTCATTTAATTCATGTATTATTCTAGTACTATGGCATATTCCAACGCATAGTGAATTGTTTCATTGGGCTTGATCAACTTTATTCGATTCTGCTCTCGTTCCTGTTGACGACCCATTGGTAGGCAATTACTCGGTTCAAGACCAAGCTGATAATCTGTGAAGTCCATCATTTTGAATTCAAAGAATTCTGGTAATGTATCAGCACTGTATGTGAGCGTCACGCCTCTAAATCCTACTAAATCATCATTTAAGATTGCTACCCTTGATTGACCATCCTTTGTCTTTCTCAATTTGTGGAGAAAAACTTGACGGATGTATCCTTTAGTAGGTACTTGAAAACGCTTATAATCGTTAATCCCCGCAGTTGCTGCTTCATCATAGCAATCTACTTCTATGGTATCTAATTCAAGTGTTGTTTTATCACTGATTAAAGGAAAACCATAATTTGTATGATATAAAAGAAATAGAGGCTCTTCCTTATAACCTAGATTAGTCACCTCATCATGAACCATAATCTTCGGTTCACCAACTTTCACTTTGATTGTTCGTTTTAGTTCTAGATGCTCGCCATAAAACACAGCTTCTCTTATATAACCCGTTATTTCAATGTAATAATCATCCTTTTCCCAGTACTCGTTAATAGCAACTTTTTCTGCTGGCGTGTTCCCAATACGACCGTGAAGACCAAAAGCTTCACCCTTGTCGACACATGCAGCACCTGTATTCCTTAGACCACAGGTGGTTAACAAGCCGGCAAAATAAGAACGAAACCACGCGTTGCCATTACTGTCATAGTACTTACTTGAAACAATGCCAGACTTTGTAATGTGTGTTAATGACTGACCATTAAATGTTGCCCATGCAATATCCATACACCGATCCGGTAAAATTGTAAATACGAGACCTGAACCGGTGTTCACTTCAATTGTTTTGACACCATCCGCCTTACCATCTGTCAATCGAGAGACTCTAGCTCCAGCAATCTGAGAGAGATCGCCTACATAGTGTCTGATTGTTTCTTTTGTGTATGATTTACTGCCTATAATCATATTTTACCTACCTAACTTGATCCGTTGCTAACAGTACTATTTTTTCCTGTTCAACGTCTTCTTTGCTAAGTGTCCCGTTAATTGTTCCATTGTGCATAACCAGTACACGGTCACACATCATTAAAATTTCTTGCATTTCAGATGATATAAGAATGATTGATACGCCTGATGCAGCCAGTTCATCAATAATCTGGTATATCTCCATTTTTGCACCAATATCCACTCCGTGTGTGGGTTCATCCAGTATAAGAATCTCCGGCTTATTCAGCAAACATCTTGCAATAACTGCCTTTTGCTGATTGCCACCTGATAAATACTGAATCTTTTGCTCATGATTTGGCGTTTTGACATTGAATTTCTTAATGAGCTCAGCAACGTTACTATTTTCCTTTTTTTGATTAATCATGCCACCATTATACTGTAGATTCAATATGGATATATTCTCTTTCACTGAACGATTAAGAAATAATCCCTGTGTCTTTCTACCCTCAGGAACTAACCCTATACCACATTCAATGGCATCTCGTGAATCCCTAATACGAACGACTTGATTCTTAATGGTTATTGTTCCTTCATCTAGAGAATCCTTACCAAAAATGGCTTCTACAACTTCTGTACGCCCTGAACCTACAAGACCTGTTAATCCAAGGATTTCTCCCTTATGCAGTTCAAAATTCACATCATGAATATTTTTATTTTTAAGACCACTGACCTTTAGTACAATTTCTTGTTGATACTCATGATGCTGATGGCATCTATTATAAGAATCATCTAATTCTCTACCCACCATTAACTGGGCCATTTCTTTCGTTGAAATACCTTCGTTAACCATTGTTTTAATTAACTGTCCATCCCTAAACACTGTAATACGATCAGCTATTTCTTCAACCTCATCTAACCGATGTGAGATATAGATGATGGCAACGCCTTTTTCTTTAAGCACCCGAATGACATCTAAAAGATTTTCTACTTCTGACTTTGTCAATGAAGCTGTTGGTTCATCCATAATGATGATTTTGCTTTCTCTAGAAAGGGCTTTTGCAATTTCAACAAGCTGCATCTTCGATGTACTAAGATGCTTCACCTTTTCCGAAGGATTAATATGCTTAATGTTGTATTTATCAAAAATTTTCTGACATTCTCGTTCCATCTTTTTATTGTCCACTAGACCCAATCTATTTTTTTTAAGTCGCCCCAAAAAAACATTTTCAGCCACACTGACAGAACAAGCTAGAGCCAGTTCTTGATGGATCATGGATAAGCCTTTTTCATAAGCCGCCTTAGAATCTTTAAAAACAACTTCTTCTTCAAACATAAAAATATTGCCTGTACAAGGCGTAAAAACGCCAGAAAGTATGTTCATCAAAGTAGACTTTCCTGCACCATTCTCCCCTATTAATGCATGTACTTCCCCTTCGTAAAGACAGAAGCTTACATCTTCAAGTGCTGTGACACCAGGAAATCGTTTTATAATTGATTTCGTTTCTAATACTTTTTTACCCATAAATCCCCCTAACAAGAACTTTTCATCGTATTCATACTATCAACAAGTACCGCCATAATAATCACCACACCTAGTGCAAACATCTGCCAGTACCCGGAAACACCCAGGAGTACAAAGCCATTTTTCAGCACACCCATTAATGCTGCTCCGATTATTGCACCAAATATTGAGCCTTCGCCACCTGATAAAGAAGTCCCTCCAATAATGACTGCAGCAATAGCTTCAAGCTCATATCCTAGACCAGCTGATGGTTCTGCCGTCTTTAGCATTCCTGTTAAAATAATACCTGACAAACCTGCTAAACTACCCATAATAATGAAAACCATCATCTTAACATTACCTGCTCTAATACCAGATAATTTAGCTGCTTTCTCATTACTGCCTACAATAAAAATATTGCGCCCAAGTAACGTTTTTGTTGAAAAAAGCCAACCTAATAACACAATAGCCCCCATGATGATGACGGACATAGGCACAGCACCAATATAGCCCCCGCCAAGAAATGCCAATGGACTATCCATTTTGACTGGTATACCGCCAGTTATAAGAAGTGCCACTGATCTCGCAATATATTGCATACCCAATGTAACAATGAAGGCATTAACACCAAAGCGTGTTACCAATAGACCGTTCACTGTACCTATGAGTGCGCCAGAAGCAATAACCAATACGAACGCTACAATAGGCGGTATACCAAAACCGATAAAAATGGCACAAAGAACACCCATTAGTCCCATTGTCGTTCCCGCAGATAGGTCAAGACATCCTATAATAATGACCAAACATTGACCTACAGCTAGGATACCAATAATCGATATCTGTCTTAACACATTAAATATGTTCATGGGTTTCAAGAAATATGGGCTTGCAAAGGATAAAAATACACACAGGAGGATAAGTGCAACGAGTACACCAAACTCCCTGATTCTAAAAAGATTTTTTAACGAATCTATAGACGTACTTCTTTTTTTCATTCTATAACCAATCTCACGCATTTATTCAACCTCTATCTCCTGTAATATTTAGTATGATCTGAATAGGATTATGTCACCCTTTACCTAGGCTTAATTGGATATGTGCCATACTTAACTGTGGCATCAATAATCGCCATTATATTCTCTGGTGGTACATCCGCCTGAAAATTATGACCGCCAGACATGATATATCCTCCACCCGGTGCCAATGCTTCAATCTTCGTTCTAACATCCTCATAAACATCTTCCACTGTTCCGTTTGGTAACACAGTCTGATTTTTAAGATTTGAATAGACAACCCATTTACTTCCAAAGTCTTCTTGAATCTTAACGGGGTCTAACAATCCTTCTGCATCTCCTTGAAGTGGATGAATCACATCAATGCCTGCCTCAGCCAAATCATTTAATGCCCAATCAATACAACCACATGAATGGAGTGCTACTTTAACGTCTGCTTTACTTTTAATGAAATCAACCAATTGCTTATAACGGCTCACAAAAATTTCTCGAAACACGACAGGGCTCATTATCGGTGCCATTTGAGTTCCCCAATCATCCCCCAGCCAAACCATCTCAATGTAATCGCCAATAGCGTCTAAGTATCCGTCAAAAAAAGCTATTTGATACTCTAGTACACGTTGAACAAGGGTTTCAATCGTCTTTCGATCAAGGGCAATTTTCAACATGTATTCTTCAAAACCAATTAATTCTGAACTTAAAAAGAACAGTGATGCTGCACTACCACCAATCAAAGCATAATCTGTGTTTTCATAAAGCTCTTTCGCTTGTTCCCTCAAGCCTTGGAACCTTGCTGGATCTCTTGGATCTGGTAATTCATATGCAAGTACATCCTCATAAGTACATCCTTCTAATGGAAATTCTACTGCTTCATCGTATAAACCAACATTCTTACGTTTAACACCCCATTCGTCTACCCAAGTGCCATCTTCTTGGATGCTAATCTCAAAGCCTTTACCTCCTTTGGCAAATATGTATCGTGTATCACTCTGTAATCTCTCCAAAACAGACTCTTTCACCTTAGCCAAGTGTTGCATCTGATCATAATAGACAATCTCGTCTTCTTCACCTAAGTACGCTAATAAATTCTTGTACGCAACATCATGTAAACCATTATGCAAATCACCGCCTACATCAATGGGTACTCTATCTGGCTCTATATGTTGTAGTG is drawn from Vallitalea pronyensis and contains these coding sequences:
- a CDS encoding ABC transporter permease — its product is MKKRSTSIDSLKNLFRIREFGVLVALILLCVFLSFASPYFLKPMNIFNVLRQISIIGILAVGQCLVIIIGCLDLSAGTTMGLMGVLCAIFIGFGIPPIVAFVLVIASGALIGTVNGLLVTRFGVNAFIVTLGMQYIARSVALLITGGIPVKMDSPLAFLGGGYIGAVPMSVIIMGAIVLLGWLFSTKTLLGRNIFIVGSNEKAAKLSGIRAGNVKMMVFIIMGSLAGLSGIILTGMLKTAEPSAGLGYELEAIAAVIIGGTSLSGGEGSIFGAIIGAALMGVLKNGFVLLGVSGYWQMFALGVVIIMAVLVDSMNTMKSSC
- a CDS encoding uroporphyrinogen decarboxylase family protein, with the protein product MNTKIAIGLCPIASMMEEKMISRERVRLALQHIEPDRVPIDVGGDLHNGLHDVAYKNLLAYLGEEDEIVYYDQMQHLAKVKESVLERLQSDTRYIFAKGGKGFEISIQEDGTWVDEWGVKRKNVGLYDEAVEFPLEGCTYEDVLAYELPDPRDPARFQGLREQAKELYENTDYALIGGSAASLFFLSSELIGFEEYMLKIALDRKTIETLVQRVLEYQIAFFDGYLDAIGDYIEMVWLGDDWGTQMAPIMSPVVFREIFVSRYKQLVDFIKSKADVKVALHSCGCIDWALNDLAEAGIDVIHPLQGDAEGLLDPVKIQEDFGSKWVVYSNLKNQTVLPNGTVEDVYEDVRTKIEALAPGGGYIMSGGHNFQADVPPENIMAIIDATVKYGTYPIKPR
- a CDS encoding sugar ABC transporter ATP-binding protein, with translation MGKKVLETKSIIKRFPGVTALEDVSFCLYEGEVHALIGENGAGKSTLMNILSGVFTPCTGNIFMFEEEVVFKDSKAAYEKGLSMIHQELALACSVSVAENVFLGRLKKNRLGLVDNKKMERECQKIFDKYNIKHINPSEKVKHLSTSKMQLVEIAKALSRESKIIIMDEPTASLTKSEVENLLDVIRVLKEKGVAIIYISHRLDEVEEIADRITVFRDGQLIKTMVNEGISTKEMAQLMVGRELDDSYNRCHQHHEYQQEIVLKVSGLKNKNIHDVNFELHKGEILGLTGLVGSGRTEVVEAIFGKDSLDEGTITIKNQVVRIRDSRDAIECGIGLVPEGRKTQGLFLNRSVKENISILNLQYNGGMINQKKENSNVAELIKKFNVKTPNHEQKIQYLSGGNQQKAVIARCLLNKPEILILDEPTHGVDIGAKMEIYQIIDELAASGVSIILISSEMQEILMMCDRVLVMHNGTINGTLSKEDVEQEKIVLLATDQVR
- a CDS encoding aldose 1-epimerase family protein produces the protein MIIGSKSYTKETIRHYVGDLSQIAGARVSRLTDGKADGVKTIEVNTGSGLVFTILPDRCMDIAWATFNGQSLTHITKSGIVSSKYYDSNGNAWFRSYFAGLLTTCGLRNTGAACVDKGEAFGLHGRIGNTPAEKVAINEYWEKDDYYIEITGYIREAVFYGEHLELKRTIKVKVGEPKIMVHDEVTNLGYKEEPLFLLYHTNYGFPLISDKTTLELDTIEVDCYDEAATAGINDYKRFQVPTKGYIRQVFLHKLRKTKDGQSRVAILNDDLVGFRGVTLTYSADTLPEFFEFKMMDFTDYQLGLEPSNCLPMGRQQEREQNRIKLIKPNETIHYALEYAIVLE